One Halolamina litorea genomic window carries:
- a CDS encoding carbohydrate kinase family protein produces MTDDIEDGAAGAVTDGACPTVVAVGAATVDRFYEVTNLPQPDGGAYARDTTERFGGVGANVATGIAKLGPETALLGRIGDDDIGDRVLADLDAGPVGTGLIQRGPGTTTHCVIPRGPEGQRMIITVGDSTVKLRLADDDRAAIRAADAVFVTAYVPDRVSSEVVEIAAEPDGPALVFDLSGPIEELRGRGTERATIDRAVEVADLFITAEVAAESYLDRPATEAADALRERGCSRGAVTFGTEGSTLFAGERRAEIPAFDVEPIDTTGAGDAFTAALTERWLLGDADAAAAGRFAAAAAALNCGAAGARGGLPTPAAVESFLEERGN; encoded by the coding sequence ATGACCGACGACATCGAGGACGGGGCCGCCGGGGCGGTCACCGACGGGGCTTGCCCGACCGTGGTCGCCGTCGGCGCGGCCACCGTCGACCGCTTCTACGAGGTGACGAACCTCCCCCAGCCCGACGGCGGCGCGTACGCCCGTGACACGACCGAACGCTTCGGCGGCGTCGGCGCCAACGTCGCCACAGGGATCGCCAAACTGGGCCCCGAGACCGCCCTCCTCGGCCGTATCGGCGACGACGACATCGGCGACCGCGTACTCGCCGACCTCGACGCCGGCCCGGTCGGGACCGGGCTGATCCAACGCGGCCCGGGGACGACGACCCACTGCGTCATCCCCCGCGGCCCCGAGGGCCAGCGCATGATCATCACCGTCGGCGACTCGACGGTGAAGCTCCGCCTCGCCGACGACGACCGTGCGGCGATCCGGGCGGCCGACGCCGTCTTCGTGACCGCGTACGTCCCCGACCGCGTCTCGAGCGAGGTCGTCGAGATCGCGGCCGAACCCGACGGCCCGGCGCTCGTGTTCGACCTCTCCGGCCCCATCGAGGAGCTTCGGGGCCGGGGCACCGAGCGGGCGACGATCGACCGCGCCGTCGAGGTCGCGGACCTGTTCATCACCGCGGAAGTGGCGGCCGAGTCCTACCTCGACCGACCGGCGACCGAGGCCGCCGACGCGCTGCGGGAGCGGGGCTGTTCGCGAGGGGCCGTGACGTTCGGCACCGAAGGGTCGACGCTGTTCGCGGGCGAGCGCCGAGCCGAGATCCCGGCGTTCGACGTGGAACCGATCGACACCACCGGCGCCGGCGACGCGTTCACCGCGGCGCTGACCGAACGCTGGCTCCTCGGCGACGCCGACGCCGCGGCGGCCGGGCGATTCGCGGCCGCGGCGGCCGCGCTGAACTGCGGTGCGGCGGGAGCACGTGGTGGCCTCCCGACGCCCGCTGCGGTCGAGTCGTTCCTCGAGGAACGCGGAAACTGA
- the ilvA gene encoding threonine ammonia-lyase — translation MTVSLDDVRAARERLADVERIRETPVRHSATLGDQVGADVWLKLEHFQKTGSFKPRGAYNRICQIAERDEADRVVAASAGNHAQGVAFAATECGLESLVFMPETAPQAKIDATRGYGATVELRGETFAEAMAAAKTRADEPGTAFVHAYDDPDVIAGQGTLGLELLEQVPDLDTVIVPIGGGGLISGVATAMQAADHDVRVVGVQAEAAATAPQSLQKGEPVENETPDTIADGIATGSLSDRTFEIIQERVDEVVTVDDTEIANATLWLLERTKQMVEGAAAASVAPMLSEELDVEGTVVPLLCGGNIDIATLQDVLTRALVDRRQFVTLRIRIDDRPGVLGELATMIGSHDTNIRSVRHDRSEQGLPIGEADIVARLTTPSETAIERVIEDIEGAGYTVREVVPR, via the coding sequence ATGACGGTCTCGCTCGACGACGTGCGCGCGGCCCGCGAGCGCCTCGCGGACGTCGAGCGCATCCGCGAGACGCCGGTCAGACACAGCGCCACCCTCGGCGACCAGGTCGGCGCCGACGTGTGGCTCAAACTCGAACACTTCCAGAAGACGGGGTCGTTCAAACCCCGCGGCGCCTACAACCGAATTTGTCAGATCGCCGAACGCGACGAGGCCGACCGGGTCGTCGCCGCCAGCGCCGGCAACCACGCACAGGGTGTCGCCTTCGCGGCCACGGAGTGTGGCTTGGAGTCGCTGGTGTTCATGCCCGAGACCGCCCCGCAAGCGAAGATCGACGCCACCCGCGGCTACGGCGCGACCGTCGAACTCCGGGGCGAGACGTTCGCCGAGGCGATGGCGGCCGCGAAGACCCGCGCCGACGAGCCGGGGACTGCGTTCGTCCACGCCTACGACGACCCCGACGTCATCGCCGGCCAGGGAACGCTCGGCCTCGAACTGCTCGAACAGGTCCCGGACCTCGACACGGTGATCGTCCCCATCGGCGGCGGCGGACTCATCTCCGGTGTCGCGACCGCGATGCAGGCTGCCGACCACGACGTTCGTGTCGTCGGCGTACAGGCCGAGGCGGCGGCGACTGCCCCCCAGAGTTTGCAGAAGGGCGAACCGGTCGAGAACGAGACGCCCGACACCATCGCCGACGGCATCGCCACGGGCAGCCTCTCGGATCGGACCTTCGAGATCATTCAGGAGCGCGTCGACGAGGTCGTCACCGTCGACGACACCGAGATCGCGAACGCGACGCTCTGGCTGCTCGAACGGACCAAGCAGATGGTGGAGGGCGCGGCCGCGGCCTCGGTCGCGCCGATGCTCTCAGAGGAACTCGACGTGGAGGGGACAGTCGTGCCGCTGCTCTGTGGTGGCAACATCGACATCGCGACGCTACAGGACGTGTTGACTCGCGCGCTGGTCGACCGCCGGCAGTTCGTCACGCTCCGCATCCGGATCGACGACCGACCGGGCGTGCTCGGCGAGTTGGCGACGATGATCGGCAGCCACGACACCAACATCCGGAGCGTCCGCCACGACCGCTCCGAGCAGGGGCTCCCGATCGGCGAGGCCGACATCGTCGCCCGGCTGACGACCCCCAGCGAGACCGCCATCGAGCGCGTCATCGAGGACATCGAGGGCGCTGGCTACACGGTTCGGGAAGTTGTCCCGCGGTAG
- a CDS encoding class I SAM-dependent methyltransferase — protein MYYFGVYHWRKGLRAAAALGVAGAMAAVTPRLSRGRLLAGVGAAGIGAAGAAGLADLLEPRPWSLDRRRYEVLASELPLSDADSLLDVGCGTGRSLVGLAPAVPDDCEVTGLDRFDDRIILGNGPELARYNARQAGVDPELVAGDATDMPLDDDSHGVVTSCMMLHDLPEATIRAALSEMGRVCEPDGRVGLIELPLVDDERSVPSTFWRDAVADTGMTVESVRSFPWPGGEGDYTVVVASPEDGD, from the coding sequence GTGTACTACTTCGGCGTCTACCACTGGCGGAAAGGGCTGCGGGCAGCGGCGGCGCTCGGCGTCGCCGGCGCGATGGCGGCCGTCACCCCGCGGCTCTCCCGCGGGCGGCTGCTGGCGGGTGTCGGCGCCGCCGGGATCGGTGCCGCCGGTGCCGCCGGCCTCGCCGACCTACTCGAGCCCCGCCCGTGGTCGCTTGACCGCCGGCGCTACGAGGTGCTGGCGAGCGAACTCCCGCTTTCGGACGCCGACTCGTTGCTCGACGTCGGCTGTGGGACCGGCCGCTCGCTGGTCGGCCTCGCGCCGGCGGTGCCCGACGACTGCGAGGTCACCGGCCTCGACCGGTTCGACGACCGGATCATCCTCGGGAACGGCCCGGAACTGGCCCGGTACAACGCCCGACAGGCCGGCGTCGACCCCGAACTCGTCGCCGGCGACGCGACGGACATGCCCCTCGACGACGACAGCCACGGGGTCGTCACGTCCTGTATGATGCTGCACGACCTCCCCGAGGCGACGATCCGAGCGGCGCTGTCGGAGATGGGTCGGGTGTGTGAGCCGGACGGCCGGGTCGGACTGATCGAACTCCCGCTGGTCGACGACGAGCGGTCCGTGCCCTCGACGTTCTGGCGCGACGCCGTCGCCGACACCGGGATGACCGTGGAGTCGGTTCGCTCGTTCCCGTGGCCCGGTGGCGAGGGTGACTACACGGTCGTCGTCGCGTCGCCCGAGGACGGAGACTGA
- a CDS encoding PQQ-binding-like beta-propeller repeat protein — translation MAKQDKPDIEETEPIAERLDATFQAEAPGSDVTAEQLAADDDDPTSWLQYNKGYKQRGYSPAARITPENADELTSEFTLTLGGAQQTPIVVPSGEGEDPVMYVPEGQNVTALNARTGDVYWTHKHELVYEPNIVRNQRGLTVWQDKIIYTASDLRLIALNRYTGEELWRTHAVSERQKELMEPSTERLTNSGAPLVYDGVILKGQSGEGGNWSAFMAFDAETGEKLWDYNVIPPEYWIDETWRFGDGAPWTTPSVDPQSGTVFFTTGNPSPQINGVVRPGPNKHSDSLVAVDIETGEEKWTHQFTAHDWWDYDAYLSHVFDMEIDGETRRVVGAKDKTGWTYVVDAETGRLLRRSEPHGQQGAQLPMFALPPASEEEAKEQAPTAMGATDWHPSGYSPETGLYYVDSNDDFWAPYYNPDWEFRPDSLDHSVGGTKAFPIPSEYAERATRVSAIDPDSGEVVWTQSYEAAPFQFAGGNTPTGGNVVFSGASTGTFRVMNAETGEILHEREWNSMRTAPITWDVPSENKQYVAATGGSSEGTVLEVFSVEAEMTEETETPAETETATEEPTEAATETDAATDTATATDAEETTSTEGPGFGAAAGAAGVAGAAAAAKKRSDSDDESDEE, via the coding sequence ATGGCTAAGCAAGACAAACCCGACATCGAGGAGACCGAGCCGATCGCCGAGCGCCTCGACGCCACCTTCCAGGCCGAGGCACCCGGCTCGGACGTGACCGCCGAACAGCTCGCCGCCGACGACGACGACCCCACGTCGTGGCTGCAGTACAACAAGGGCTACAAGCAGCGTGGCTACTCCCCGGCCGCCCGTATCACGCCGGAGAACGCCGACGAGCTGACCTCCGAGTTCACGCTGACCCTCGGCGGCGCCCAGCAGACGCCGATCGTCGTGCCGAGCGGCGAGGGCGAGGACCCGGTCATGTACGTACCCGAGGGCCAGAACGTCACCGCACTCAACGCCCGAACGGGTGACGTGTACTGGACCCACAAGCACGAGCTCGTCTACGAGCCGAACATCGTCCGGAACCAGCGCGGGCTCACGGTCTGGCAGGACAAGATCATCTACACCGCCTCGGACCTGCGCCTGATCGCGCTCAACCGCTACACGGGCGAAGAACTGTGGCGGACCCACGCCGTCTCCGAGCGACAGAAGGAGCTGATGGAGCCCTCTACCGAGCGCCTGACCAACAGTGGCGCGCCGCTGGTCTACGACGGCGTGATCCTGAAGGGCCAGAGTGGCGAGGGTGGCAACTGGAGCGCCTTCATGGCCTTCGACGCCGAGACCGGCGAGAAGCTCTGGGACTACAACGTCATCCCGCCGGAGTACTGGATCGACGAGACGTGGCGGTTCGGTGACGGCGCACCGTGGACGACGCCGTCGGTCGACCCGCAGTCCGGCACCGTCTTCTTCACGACGGGGAACCCCTCCCCGCAGATCAACGGTGTGGTCCGTCCGGGGCCGAACAAGCACTCGGACTCGCTGGTCGCCGTCGACATCGAGACCGGCGAGGAGAAGTGGACACACCAGTTCACCGCACACGACTGGTGGGACTACGACGCCTACCTCAGCCACGTCTTCGACATGGAGATCGACGGCGAAACGCGCCGCGTCGTCGGTGCCAAGGACAAGACCGGCTGGACGTACGTGGTCGACGCCGAGACGGGCCGACTGCTGCGACGCTCCGAGCCCCACGGCCAACAGGGTGCACAGCTTCCCATGTTCGCCCTCCCGCCCGCGAGCGAGGAGGAAGCGAAGGAGCAGGCCCCGACCGCGATGGGCGCCACCGACTGGCACCCGAGCGGCTACAGCCCGGAGACCGGACTGTACTACGTGGACTCGAACGACGACTTCTGGGCGCCGTACTACAACCCCGACTGGGAGTTCCGCCCCGACTCGCTCGACCACAGCGTCGGCGGGACGAAGGCGTTCCCCATCCCGTCGGAGTACGCCGAGCGCGCCACCCGCGTGAGCGCTATCGACCCCGATTCGGGTGAAGTCGTCTGGACGCAGTCCTACGAGGCGGCGCCGTTCCAGTTCGCCGGCGGCAACACGCCGACGGGCGGGAACGTCGTCTTCAGCGGCGCCAGCACCGGGACCTTCCGCGTGATGAACGCCGAGACCGGCGAGATCCTCCACGAGCGGGAGTGGAACTCGATGCGGACCGCCCCGATCACGTGGGACGTTCCCAGCGAGAACAAGCAGTACGTCGCCGCGACCGGCGGTAGCTCGGAGGGGACCGTCCTCGAAGTGTTCTCGGTCGAAGCCGAGATGACCGAGGAGACCGAGACGCCCGCCGAAACCGAGACGGCGACCGAGGAGCCGACCGAGGCCGCCACGGAGACCGACGCCGCGACCGACACGGCGACGGCCACCGACGCCGAGGAGACGACCTCAACGGAGGGGCCCGGCTTCGGCGCCGCCGCCGGCGCGGCCGGCGTCGCGGGCGCGGCCGCCGCGGCCAAGAAGCGCTCGGACAGCGACGACGAGTCCGACGAGGAGTAA
- a CDS encoding twin-arginine translocation signal domain-containing protein translates to MVTENTGRQISDEDRRTFLKALGVGGAVAVGSASIEDVRNAVTAGESAQLAQIGNDVRADLSGSLDAATLADGQAELASAVSSLTVAAEAGLPAAEQRAEFEAVAAAAQPVYDHLEATGFFESTDTHLPQFTPSYLESAVSTFVGAEGMAEPLSSMGLTGGDGVDLLTEVIANAERLNTYHWVASEDVPREQLQYGEKIPPMTKAASYGALAWLNDLDEHLWQKQILLDDSIYGDAVWHARSMAAGLQLMSEGATALAEESGRFSDEELSALLTTGFAVQAIAQNLLPQDVYWVTEEMRAPRN, encoded by the coding sequence ATGGTGACTGAGAACACCGGACGGCAGATCTCCGACGAGGACCGGCGGACGTTCCTCAAGGCGCTGGGCGTCGGCGGGGCCGTCGCCGTCGGCTCCGCGTCCATCGAGGACGTTCGTAACGCCGTCACTGCCGGCGAAAGCGCACAGCTCGCGCAGATCGGCAACGACGTGCGGGCCGACCTCTCGGGCTCGCTCGACGCCGCCACCCTGGCCGACGGGCAGGCCGAACTCGCGAGCGCCGTGAGCTCGCTGACCGTCGCCGCCGAGGCGGGACTCCCGGCCGCCGAACAGCGCGCGGAGTTCGAGGCCGTCGCCGCCGCGGCCCAGCCAGTCTACGACCACCTCGAAGCGACCGGCTTCTTCGAGAGCACCGACACACACCTGCCGCAGTTCACGCCGAGCTACCTCGAGTCGGCCGTCTCGACGTTCGTCGGCGCCGAGGGGATGGCCGAGCCGCTCTCCTCGATGGGTCTGACCGGCGGCGACGGCGTCGACCTCCTGACGGAGGTCATCGCCAACGCCGAGCGCCTCAACACGTACCACTGGGTCGCCAGCGAGGACGTGCCCCGCGAGCAGCTCCAGTACGGCGAGAAGATCCCGCCGATGACGAAGGCCGCCTCCTACGGCGCGCTGGCGTGGCTGAACGACCTCGACGAGCACCTCTGGCAGAAGCAGATCCTGCTCGACGACTCGATCTACGGCGACGCCGTCTGGCACGCCCGCTCGATGGCCGCCGGCCTCCAGCTGATGAGCGAGGGCGCGACGGCCCTCGCCGAGGAGTCCGGCCGCTTCTCCGACGAGGAGCTGAGCGCGCTGCTGACGACCGGCTTCGCGGTACAGGCGATCGCCCAGAACCTCCTGCCGCAGGACGTGTACTGGGTGACCGAGGAGATGCGCGCCCCCCGTAACTGA
- the rdfA gene encoding rod-determining factor RdfA, with protein sequence MSNGGSADAGRRTKVGRLIERYDLVGMPERLERYWRGDGVERHSLRELATLFNERLVRAAMIEAGANPLEGEAANRYALLTGEEATSGARTRAERRLDREGVDVASLRESFVSHQAIHTYLTTVREQEYEAEAAGVEDRIETVNRLVGRTRSVADDAVDALDRADEIGVGDADVSVDVRVTCRDCNERYDLTTMLRCGGCACGE encoded by the coding sequence ATGAGCAACGGTGGGAGCGCCGACGCCGGCCGGCGGACGAAGGTCGGCCGGTTGATCGAACGCTACGACCTCGTGGGGATGCCCGAGCGCTTGGAACGCTACTGGCGCGGCGACGGGGTCGAACGCCACAGCCTCCGTGAGTTGGCGACGCTGTTCAACGAACGCCTCGTTCGCGCGGCGATGATCGAGGCGGGCGCGAACCCTCTGGAAGGGGAGGCCGCGAACCGCTACGCGCTGTTGACCGGGGAGGAAGCCACCAGCGGCGCCCGAACCCGCGCCGAGCGTCGCCTCGACCGAGAGGGTGTCGACGTGGCGTCGCTGCGGGAGTCGTTCGTCTCCCACCAGGCGATCCACACCTACCTCACCACCGTCCGCGAACAGGAGTACGAAGCCGAGGCCGCCGGCGTCGAGGACCGGATCGAGACGGTGAACCGGCTCGTGGGCCGGACGCGCTCGGTCGCCGACGACGCCGTGGACGCGCTCGACCGCGCCGACGAGATCGGCGTCGGCGACGCCGACGTGAGCGTCGACGTTCGGGTGACCTGCCGGGACTGTAACGAGCGGTACGACCTCACGACCATGCTCCGCTGCGGCGGCTGTGCGTGTGGGGAGTGA
- a CDS encoding archaea-specific SMC-related protein, with protein sequence MTVQEPVAEHARLSVRNVGGIDETEVEFSPGVTVLEGRNATNRTSLLQSIMAACGSERVSIKGDADSASVTLDLGNEQYERTLERRDGEVHNRGDEAIDDPELATQFAFLLESNEARRAVARGDDLREIIMRPVDTDDIRREISEAEQRRREIDDRIEELTDRAEDLPDLRERRDAVDEQIGETEERLADLESEIDEAALEAEREEQRAIEQRLSTLRGLRDDLEDVRYDAETERESLERLREERAELREERESLPTDEDDADSIDRELAARRERRSSLEAKLGELDTVIQFNSERLEGSREGVREALDGEGGDPTNRLLENGTVACWTCGSAVEPTEIERTLSLLEELRARTADERDEVVAEIDRLEAERSSIEQRRRRREEIDRRLDRIAEEIDAAESTLEALTTRREELEAEIERTEEDVDRLREESETELLDLHEEADELERELGRLTADRDSLAEEIDAAEAAAEEHEAVADERERLTERLVDLRTRIDRVQTEAVEGFNERMETVLDLLDYDNIDRVWIERTGTGDDSTFDLHVVRSSAAGAAYEDTVAHLSESEREVVGLVFALAGYLTHDVHERCPFVLLDSLEAIDADRIAALVDYFADYGQFLVVALLPGDAAALDDSYDRITDI encoded by the coding sequence ATGACCGTTCAGGAGCCCGTCGCCGAGCACGCTCGCCTCTCGGTTCGGAACGTCGGCGGGATCGACGAGACCGAAGTCGAGTTTTCACCGGGCGTGACCGTGTTGGAGGGGCGAAACGCCACCAATCGGACCTCCCTCCTCCAGTCGATCATGGCCGCCTGTGGGAGCGAGCGCGTCTCGATCAAGGGTGACGCCGACTCGGCCTCGGTCACTCTCGACCTCGGGAACGAACAGTACGAGCGCACGCTCGAACGCCGGGACGGCGAGGTCCACAACCGTGGCGACGAGGCCATCGACGATCCCGAACTAGCGACCCAGTTCGCGTTCCTGTTGGAGTCCAACGAGGCCCGGCGGGCGGTCGCCCGCGGCGACGACCTGCGGGAGATCATTATGCGCCCGGTGGACACCGACGACATCCGCCGGGAGATAAGCGAGGCCGAGCAGCGGCGCCGCGAGATCGACGACCGGATCGAGGAGTTGACCGATCGGGCGGAGGATCTGCCGGACCTGCGCGAGCGCCGTGACGCCGTCGACGAGCAGATCGGCGAGACCGAGGAGCGACTGGCCGACCTCGAATCGGAGATCGACGAGGCGGCACTCGAAGCCGAGCGCGAGGAACAGCGTGCGATCGAACAGCGGCTCTCGACGCTCCGGGGACTGCGCGACGACCTCGAGGACGTCCGGTACGACGCCGAAACCGAACGCGAGAGCCTCGAACGACTCCGCGAGGAGCGGGCCGAACTCCGCGAGGAGCGCGAGTCGCTCCCCACCGACGAGGACGACGCCGACTCCATCGACCGGGAGTTGGCTGCCCGCCGCGAACGCCGGTCGTCGCTCGAGGCCAAACTGGGCGAGTTGGATACGGTGATCCAGTTCAACAGCGAACGGCTCGAAGGGTCCCGGGAGGGCGTCCGCGAGGCGCTCGACGGCGAGGGGGGCGACCCGACGAACCGCCTGCTCGAGAACGGTACCGTGGCCTGTTGGACCTGCGGGTCAGCCGTCGAACCCACGGAGATCGAGCGTACGCTCTCCCTGCTCGAAGAACTCCGCGCGCGGACCGCCGACGAGCGTGACGAGGTCGTCGCCGAGATCGATCGACTCGAGGCCGAACGAAGCAGCATCGAACAGCGACGCCGGCGCCGCGAGGAGATCGACCGCCGACTCGACCGGATCGCCGAGGAGATCGACGCCGCCGAGTCGACCCTCGAGGCGCTGACGACGCGCCGCGAGGAACTCGAAGCCGAGATCGAGCGCACCGAGGAGGACGTCGACCGACTCCGCGAGGAGAGCGAGACGGAACTGCTCGACCTCCACGAGGAGGCCGACGAACTCGAACGCGAACTCGGGCGACTCACGGCCGATCGTGACTCCCTCGCCGAGGAGATCGACGCCGCCGAAGCGGCCGCCGAGGAGCACGAGGCAGTCGCCGACGAGCGCGAGCGCCTGACCGAACGACTGGTCGACCTGCGAACCCGGATCGACCGTGTCCAGACCGAGGCGGTCGAGGGGTTCAACGAGCGGATGGAGACGGTCCTCGACCTGCTCGACTACGACAACATCGACCGCGTCTGGATCGAACGGACCGGGACCGGCGACGATTCGACGTTCGACCTCCACGTCGTCCGAAGCTCCGCCGCGGGCGCGGCCTACGAGGACACGGTCGCCCACCTCAGCGAGAGCGAACGGGAGGTCGTGGGGCTGGTGTTCGCGCTGGCGGGCTACCTGACCCACGACGTTCACGAGCGCTGTCCGTTCGTCCTGCTCGACTCGCTGGAGGCCATCGACGCCGACCGGATCGCCGCGTTGGTCGACTATTTCGCTGACTACGGCCAGTTCCTCGTCGTCGCGCTGCTCCCGGGGGACGCCGCCGCCCTCGACGACAGCTACGACCGGATTACCGATATCTGA
- a CDS encoding Lrp/AsnC family transcriptional regulator codes for MTESPFDAFDAIDTQILVILSEDPRMSYQKLSRRLAEEGYEMSAEGVRRRVTDLMAATTPFFLLDPEQLTWEIVRISVRATDGPGDKDEAFERIAELPFWHVTKGIGTYDIYGVGMAPTLAHIEEMVSEIRGYDCVDQIDFIVVTDRRSDLEDYYRQEMREDSG; via the coding sequence ATGACCGAATCCCCGTTCGACGCCTTCGACGCGATCGACACGCAGATACTGGTCATCCTCTCGGAGGACCCTCGGATGTCCTATCAGAAGCTCTCCCGACGGCTCGCCGAGGAGGGCTACGAGATGAGCGCGGAGGGTGTTCGTCGCCGCGTGACTGACCTGATGGCGGCGACGACGCCGTTCTTCCTGCTCGATCCCGAACAGCTGACCTGGGAGATCGTTCGGATCTCCGTGCGCGCGACCGACGGACCCGGCGACAAGGACGAGGCGTTCGAGCGGATCGCCGAACTGCCGTTCTGGCACGTCACGAAGGGGATCGGCACCTACGACATCTACGGCGTCGGGATGGCGCCGACGCTGGCCCACATCGAGGAGATGGTCTCGGAGATACGGGGCTACGACTGTGTCGATCAGATCGACTTCATCGTCGTGACCGACCGCCGGAGCGATCTGGAGGACTACTACCGACAGGAGATGCGGGAGGACTCCGGCTGA
- the rdfA gene encoding rod-determining factor RdfA, protein MTDHGCKVCRVLDERGLGHLDAELVARWRGDGEARLGYRRLADWLNTTLLRREMERVGMATGGGEARSRYDRLSDDDTAEGVADLLRRGGVAVDDLRADFVSYSVVRTHLRDCLGEERDPAPPSDWEADRIQALEEYAADQAGDAVRSLVNKGTLDAGGEVSPSVSVTVTCADCGATVAFADAVDAERFCDCGT, encoded by the coding sequence ATGACCGATCACGGCTGTAAGGTGTGCCGCGTGCTCGACGAGCGGGGACTCGGCCACCTCGACGCCGAACTCGTGGCGCGCTGGCGCGGCGACGGCGAGGCGCGACTGGGCTACCGACGCCTCGCCGACTGGCTGAACACGACGCTCCTTCGCCGGGAGATGGAGCGAGTCGGCATGGCGACCGGGGGCGGCGAGGCGCGCTCGCGGTACGACCGACTGTCGGACGACGACACCGCCGAGGGCGTGGCCGACCTGCTGCGCCGCGGTGGCGTCGCCGTCGACGACCTCCGTGCCGACTTCGTCTCCTACAGCGTCGTCCGAACCCACCTCCGTGACTGTCTGGGCGAGGAACGCGACCCTGCGCCGCCGTCCGACTGGGAAGCAGACCGGATCCAGGCTCTGGAGGAGTACGCGGCCGACCAAGCCGGGGACGCCGTCAGGTCGCTGGTGAACAAGGGGACTCTCGACGCCGGTGGCGAGGTGTCGCCGTCGGTGTCGGTCACCGTGACGTGTGCGGACTGTGGTGCAACGGTTGCGTTTGCGGACGCTGTCGACGCCGAACGGTTCTGTGACTGCGGGACGTAG
- a CDS encoding dipeptidase: MGADKQYDGYQPYDYLEAGEDYRTFPLSSKTAGFPPREIELTSEEEARVDDLTDDTVLSLHEHAFQFPDDIDEDLFDYIREGRIHTAYEFLAETSLDAVFDMQLDGLSSVHSLNGWKWDDITHEVSMRACDLMHSDYAFQCRTVDDIHRAREEGKLAVVQCVESAAMIENELDRIEQLYGMGVRSMGITYSASNALGTGGGDIHERDGGLTGFGVKAVERMNNVGMAVSVSHASPQTSLDVCEVAEKPVFDTHALAQGAGMGARGTSDEVFEAIADTGGVVGLLSSTHLPDIETYMEHFEYVVDLIGIDHVAFGPDVLYGNHTELLRVLSSFHGMELPESTLESEYVDGLENPTEAWQNIPRWLVANGYSDEEIRKVLGGNVIDALEQIW, from the coding sequence ATGGGTGCCGACAAGCAGTACGACGGGTACCAGCCGTACGACTACCTCGAAGCCGGCGAGGACTACCGGACGTTCCCGCTGAGCAGCAAAACCGCGGGGTTCCCCCCGCGGGAAATCGAACTCACCAGTGAGGAGGAGGCGCGGGTCGACGACCTCACCGATGACACCGTGCTCTCGCTGCACGAACACGCCTTCCAGTTCCCCGACGACATCGACGAGGACCTGTTCGACTACATCCGTGAGGGGCGGATCCACACCGCCTACGAGTTCCTCGCGGAGACGAGCCTCGACGCGGTCTTCGACATGCAGTTGGACGGGCTCTCCAGCGTCCACTCGCTCAACGGGTGGAAGTGGGACGACATCACCCACGAGGTCAGCATGCGGGCCTGTGACCTCATGCACTCGGACTACGCCTTCCAGTGCCGGACTGTCGACGACATCCACCGTGCCCGGGAGGAGGGGAAGCTCGCGGTCGTCCAGTGTGTCGAGTCGGCGGCGATGATCGAGAACGAACTCGACCGGATCGAACAGCTCTACGGGATGGGCGTCCGCTCGATGGGGATCACCTACAGCGCCTCCAACGCGCTCGGTACCGGTGGCGGCGACATCCACGAGCGCGACGGCGGCCTGACCGGCTTCGGCGTCAAGGCGGTCGAGCGGATGAACAACGTGGGGATGGCCGTCTCGGTGAGTCACGCCAGCCCGCAGACCTCACTCGACGTGTGTGAGGTGGCCGAGAAGCCCGTCTTCGACACCCACGCGCTCGCACAGGGTGCGGGGATGGGCGCCCGCGGAACCTCCGACGAGGTGTTCGAGGCCATCGCCGACACCGGCGGGGTCGTCGGCCTGCTCTCCTCGACGCACCTGCCGGACATCGAGACGTACATGGAACACTTCGAGTACGTCGTCGACCTCATCGGCATCGATCACGTCGCGTTCGGGCCGGACGTGCTCTACGGCAACCACACCGAACTGCTCCGGGTGCTCTCGTCGTTCCACGGGATGGAACTGCCCGAGTCGACGCTCGAGAGCGAGTACGTCGACGGACTGGAGAACCCCACCGAAGCGTGGCAGAACATCCCGCGCTGGCTCGTCGCCAACGGCTACAGCGACGAGGAGATCCGCAAGGTGCTCGGCGGCAACGTCATCGACGCGCTCGAACAGATCTGGTAA